A genomic segment from Aegilops tauschii subsp. strangulata cultivar AL8/78 chromosome 1, Aet v6.0, whole genome shotgun sequence encodes:
- the LOC109741643 gene encoding metalloendoproteinase 1-MMP, which produces MTQSSIYCVTEKGTRGDDDGAATESAGGQPKTHRLPYPNLFVLFCFVSCIRFFAARRPVTRITASACARLALMVPCRPARAAACLPLVLILCLLSCAAARPAPAPAPVHGRHHGQGWHSFKRLLDAQRGTRVTGLGDLKRYLAMFGYMPKHAGPEHGGDPTDAFDEHLEAAVKRYQSRLSLPVTGRLDVVTLDQMMSPRCGVQDDHGASVSPEHGGAVSRFTFFKGKPRWTRRSDPVVLTYAVSPTATVGYLPDDDVRAVFRRAFERWARVIPVAFVETDDYDEADIKVGFYGGSHGDGVPFDGPLGVLGHAFSPKNGRLHLDAAERWAVDFAGETKASAAIDLESVATHEIGHVLGLGHSTSPQAVMYPSIKPLEKKADLTVDDVEGVQLLYGSNPDFKLSSLYDATDTSGSPAGSSWAASSARLVICAVLVILVTHL; this is translated from the coding sequence ATGACGCAGAGCTCGATCTATTGCGTGACGGAGAAGGGCACCCGGGGAGAcgacgacggggcggcgacggagTCAGCCGGTGGCCAACCAAAGACCCATCGGCTCCCCTATCCGAACCTTtttgttctcttctgtttcgttTCTTGCATAAGATTCTTTGCCGCGCGGAGACCTGTAACGAGAATAACGGCCAGCGCGTGCGCGCGCCTGGCTCTGATGGTTCCATGTCGCCCCGCTCGGGCAGCTGCGTGTCTCCCGCTGGTGCTGATACTTTGCCTCCTCTCGTGCGCCGCCGCGAGGcctgcgccggcgccggcgccggtgcACGGCCGGCACCATGGCCAAGGGTGGCACTCGTTCAAGCGGCTGCTAGACGCGCAGCGGGGGACCCGTGTGACGGGGCTCGGCGACCTGAAGCGGTACCTGGCCATGTTCGGCTACATGCCCAAGCATGCCGGGCCGGAGCACGGCGGTGACCCGACGGACGCCTTCGACGAGCACCTCGAGGCCGCCGTCAAACGGTATCAGTCCCGGCTCAGCCTGCCGGTCACCGGCCGGCTCGACGTCGTGACGCTCGACCAGATGATGTCCCCGCGCTGCGGCGTCCAGGACGACCACGGCGCGTCCGTCTCGCCAGAGCACGGCGGCGCGGTCAGCCGGTTCACGTTCTTCAAGGGCAAGCCGCGGTGGACGCGGCGGTCGGACCCGGTCGTGCTCACGTACGCCGTGTCGCCGACGGCCACCGTCGGCTACCTGCCGGACGACGACGTGAGGGCCGTGTTCCGGCGCGCGTTCGAGCGGTGGGCGCGGGTCATCCCCGTGGCGTTCGTCGAGACGGACGACTACGACGAGGCCGACATCAAGGTGGGGTTCTACGGGGGCAGCCACGGCGACGGGGTGCCCTTCGACGGGCCGCTCGGCGTGCTCGGCCACGCCTTCTCCCCCAAGAACGGGCGGCTCCACCTCGACGCCGCCGAGCGGTGGGCGGTGGACTTCGCCGGCGAAACAAAAGCCTCGGCGGCCATCGACCTCGAGTCCGTGGCGACTCACGAGATCGGCCACGTCCTCGGGCTCGGACACTCGACTTCGCCGCAGGCCGTCATGTACCCGAGCATCAAGCcgctggagaagaaggccgaCCTCACCGTCGACGACGTCGAAGGCGTGCAGCTGCTGTACGGGTCCAACCCGGATTTCAAGCTCAGCTCCCTCTACGACGCGACGGACACCTCCGGCTCGCCGGCGGGGAGCAGTTGGGCTGCTTCCTCTGCTAGGTTAGTTATTTGTGCGGTCCTGGTCATACTCGTGACGCACTTGTAG
- the LOC109741645 gene encoding uncharacterized protein, translated as MSGGIKSEVPQPSSSPPVKPASTSCRKKNSGTSFVTQLRDHFHEFIHASMGEHRTCLTNTVKKLFAMSKAVAEGTAGAKEAGAESGLPLQSEVSR; from the coding sequence ATGTCTGGCGGTATCAAGTCTGAAGTCCCCCAGCCATCTTCATCTCCTCCTGTGAAGCCCGCCTCAACTTCGTGCCGAAAGAAGAACTCCGGCACCTCGTTTGTCACGCAACTGAGGGATCACTTCCATGAGTTTATTCATGCCTCCATGGGCGAACACAGGACATGCTTAACAAACACTGTCAAGAAATTGTTTGCGATGTCAAAGGCTGTCGCAGAGGGGACCGCTGGGGCAAAAGAAGCTGGAGCTGAAAGCGGTTTGCCACTACAGAGTGAAGTGTCACGGTAG